The Euphorbia lathyris chromosome 3, ddEupLath1.1, whole genome shotgun sequence genome contains a region encoding:
- the LOC136223978 gene encoding uncharacterized protein isoform X14, with product MEMSVRQDNNSDDIVFLEEPEPEPSPSHAPTHKSKKHRHKSSGTSTSREDILSLDPPAPTSTPAPTSTHNRKKERHKSPGTTPVRQDTCLLDTPEPEWTPTNNRKTERHKSPGTTTVRQDTRLLDPPAPEPEPTPTNNRKKERLKSPGTTPVRQDTCLLDPPAPEPAPTPAPTPTPTNNRKMERHKSPGTTPVRQDTCLLDPPAPEPTPTPAPAPAPTPTNNRKKERHKSPDPPAPEPTPTSTPKPAHNTKKQRHKSYGVGTSALHQVLMFLDPPSTTPASAVSPTPTPTTKPTHNKKKERHKSSGSTTVHQDTLDPPAPAPASEPTPTSKPTHHSKKERHKSCGTTTPDQDTCFSDPPQATPTPTQKPTHSTKKERHKSSAENISYRAAAHLLPFFDFSPSACEVSPAKGTTTQHQDTLLLDPPAAEPTPAPEPTQKPTHSSKKERHKSSGTTILHRDTSFPDPRAPALEQEPTPTHSSKKEQHKSCGTTTLHQDTMILDQQAPEPTPKPSHNSKKERHKSSGTTILHRDTSFPDPRAPALEPEPTPTHSSKKEPHKSCGTTTLHQDTMSLDQPAPEPTPKPTHNSKKERHKSSGTTILHRDSSFPDPRAPALEPEPTPTHNSRKEGHKSCGTTTPHQDSFFPDPRAPVLEPEPTPTHSSKKEPHKSCGTTALHQDTFFPDPRAPLLEPEPTPTHSSKKEPHSSKKERNKSSGTATLHQDPVAPTPTPAQTQTPTPTPKPTHNNSKKEHHKSSGTSTPHEDSLFLDSSAPTPEPVPEPEPEPEPEPEPAPGPGPGPGAETEPEPKPEAKPEPELEPAPAQAPNHISPGTTTCLQDILYLDPPSPSQSQSSSRSPSPTPTTHNSKKERLKGPMKKLEKLLIQSCNKVCADCGSPDPKWVSLNCGVFICIKCSGVHRSLGVHISKVLSVNLDDWAEEQVAAFLELGGNNAANRKYEACLPNDCKKPKSDASIDERLEFIRRKYDQLEFLNSNDQMICAYRPSRNSSCSGSSTDKRHYEKQPTTRHRIGHAFRNSWGRKDAEMKAVKKNSSIMVGMVEFIGLIKVNVVKGTNLAVRDVVTSDPYVILALGHQSVRTRVIKNNLNPVWNERLMLSIPEHIPPLKVLVYDKDTFSTDDFMGEAEIDIQPLVKAAKAYETSNINETMQLGKWVASKDNTLVKDGVITLVDGNVKQEISLRLQNVERGVLEIELECVPLTQ from the exons gTACTACCCCGGTCCGCCAAGATACTTGTTTATTAGACACACCAGAACCAGAATGGACACCAACTAATAATAGAAAGACGGAACGTCATAAATCTCCTG GTACTACCACGGTCCGCCAAGATACTCGTTTATTAGACCCACCAGCACCAGAACCAGAACCAACACCAACTAATAATAGAAAGAAGGAACGACTTAAATCTCCTG gTACTACCCCGGTCCGCCAAGATACTTGTTTATTAGACCCACCAGCACCAGAACCAGCACCAACACCAGCACCAACACCAACACCGACTAATAATAGAAAGATGGAACGACATAAATCTCCTG gtACTACCCCGGTCCGCCAAGATACTTGTTTATTAGACCCACCAGCACCAGAACCAACACCAACACCAGCACCAGCACCAGCACCAACACCAACTAATAATAGAAAGAAGGAACGACATAAATCTCCTG aCCCACCAGCACCAGAACCGACACCGACATCAACACCAAAACCAGCTCATAATACCAAGAAGCAACGGCATAAATCTTATGGTGTTGGTACTTCGGCTCTCCACCAAGTTCTTATGTTCTTAGACCCACCATCAACTACACCAGCATCAGCAGTATCTCCAACACCGACACCGACCACAAAACCAACTCATAATAAGAAGAAGGAACGACATAAATCTTCTG gTAGTACTACTGTCCACCAAGATACTTTAGACCCACCAGCACCAGCACCAGCATCAGAACCAACACCAACATCAAAACCAACTCATCATAGCAAGAAGGAACGACATAAATCTTGTG GTACTACTACTCCCGACCAAGATACTTGTTTCTCGGACCCACCGCAAGCAACACCAACACCAACACAAAAACCAACTCATAGTACCAAGAAGGAACGACATAAATCGTCTG CAGAAAACATCTCATATAGGGCTGctgctcatcttcttcctttcttcgaCTTCAGTCCTTCAGCCTGCGAAGTTTCTCCAGCTAAAG GTACTACTACTCAACACCAAGATACTTTGTTGTTAGACCCACCAGCAGCAGAACCAACACCAGCACCAGAACCAACACAAAAACCAACTCATAGTAGCAAGAAGGAACGTCATAAATCATCTG GTACCACTATTCTCCACCGAGATACTTCCTTCCCTGACCCACGAGCACCGGCACTAGAACAAGAACCAACACCAACTCATAGTAGCAAGAAGGAACAGCATAAATCTTGTG gTACTACTACTCTACACCAAGATACTATGATCTTAGACCAGCAAGCACCTGAACCAACACCAAAACCATCTCATAATAGCAAGAAGGAACGTCATAAATCTTCTG GTACTACTATTCTCCACCGAGATACTTCCTTCCCTGACCCACGAGCACCAGCACTAGAACCAGAACCAACACCAACTCATAGTAGCAAGAAGGAACCGCATAAATCTTGTG gTACTACTACTCTCCACCAAGATACTATGTCCTTAGACCAACCAGCACCTGAACCAACACCAAAACCAACTCATAATAGTAAGAAGGAACGTCATAAATCTTCTG gTACTACTATTCTCCACCGAGATTCTTCCTTCCCTGACCCACGAGCACCAGCACTAGAACCAGAACCAACACCAACTCATAATAGCAGGAAGGAAGGGCATAAATCTTGTG gTACTACTACTCCCCACCAAGATAGTTTCTTCCCTGACCCACGAGCACCGGTACTAGAACCAGAACCAACACCAACTCATAGTAGCAAGAAGGAACCACATAAATCTTGTG gTACTACTGCTCTCCACCAAGATACTTTCTTCCCTGACCCACGAGCACCATTACTGGAACCAGAACCAACACCAACTCATAGTAGCAAGAAGGAACCACATAGTAGCAAGAAGGAACGAAATAAATCTTCTG gTACTGCTACCCTCCACCAAGACCCTGTAGCACCTACACCAACACCGGCACAAACACAAACACCAACACCAACACCAAAACCAACTCATAATAATAGTAAGAAGGAGCATCATAAATCTTCTG gTACTTCTACTCCCCACGAAGATAGTTTGTTCTTAGACTCATCAGCACCGACACCAGAACCAGTACCTGAACCTGAACCTGAACCTGAACCTGAACCTGAACCTGCACCTGGACCTGGACCTGGACCTGGAGCTGAAACTGAACCTGAACCTAAACCTGAAGCAAAACCAGAACCAGAACTTGAACCAGCACCAGCACAAGCACCAAATCATATATCTCCTG GTACTACTACTTGCCTCCAAGATATTTTGTACTTAGACCCGCCATCACCATCACAATCACAATCGTCATCACGATCACCATCACCAACACCAACAACACATAATAGCAAGAAGGAACGACTTAAAG GTCCAATGAAGAAACTGGAGAAACTGCTGATCCAATCCTGCAATAAGGTGTGTGCTGATTGTGGATCGCCAGACCCGAAATGGGT GTCCTTGAATTGTGGAGTGTTTATTTGTATCAAGTGTTCTGGTGTTCATAGAAGCCTCGGTGTACATATATCGAAG GTTCTTTCTGTCAACCTAGATGATTGGGCCGAAGAACAGGTGGCGGCTTTCCTCGAATTGGGTGGAAATAATGCAGCAAACAGGAAATATGAAGCTTGCCTTCCAAATGATTGCAAAAAACCAAAATCGGATGCCTCTATAGACGAGCGCTTGGAATTTATTAG GAGAAAATATGATCAGCTCGAGTTTTTGAACTCGAATGACCAAATGATCTGTGCTTATCGGCCAAGCAGAAACTCATCATGTTCTGGTTCTTCCACTGATAAGAGACATTACGAGAAGCAGCCAACAACACGACATCGTATTGGACACGCGTTTCGCAATAGTTGGGGTCGAAAAGACGCCGAGATGAAGGCCGTGAAAAAGAACAGCAGCATAATG GTCGGTATGGTTGAATTTATCGGATTAATCAAGGTTAATGTTGTCAAAGGAACTAATTTAGCTGTTCGAGATGTCGTTACTAGCGATCCCTATGTTATCCTTGCATTGGGACACCAA TCGGTTAGAACCCGCGTCATAAAGAACAACCTGAATCCGGTCTGGAACGAAAGATTAATGTTGTCTATCCCGGAACATATTCCTCCTTTAAAAGTG CTTGTTTACGACAAGGATACATTCTCGACCGATGACTTCATGGGTGAGGCCGAGATTGACATCCAACCTCTAGTAAAAGCTGCAAAAGCCTACGAAACATCGAACATCAACGAGACAATGCAACTCGGAAAGTGGGTGGCGAGCAAGGACAACACTCTGGTGAAAGATGGTGTGATTACCTTAGTAGATGGGAATGTAAAACAAGAAATAAGCCTCCGGCTACAGAATGTAGAGAGGGGTGTGTTAGAAATCGAACTCGAATGCGTTCCTCTGACGCAATAA
- the LOC136223978 gene encoding uncharacterized protein isoform X11 gives MEMSVRQDNNSDDIVFLEEPEPEPSPSHAPTHKSKKHRHKSSGTSTSREDILSLDPPAPTSTPAPTSTHNRKKERHKSPGTTPVRQDTNLLDPPAPEPTPTPIPTNNRKIERHKSPGTTTVRQDTRLLDPPAPEPEPTPTNNRKKERLKSPGTTPVRQDTCLLDPPAPEPAPTPAPTPTPTNNRKMERHKSPGTTPVRQDTCLLDPPAPEPTPTPAPAPAPTPTNNRKKERHKSPDPPAPEPTPTSTPKPAHNTKKQRHKSYGVGTSALHQVLMFLDPPSTTPASAVSPTPTPTTKPTHNKKKERHKSSGSTTVHQDTLDPPAPAPASEPTPTSKPTHHSKKERHKSCGTTTPDQDTCFSDPPQATPTPTQKPTHSTKKERHKSSAENISYRAAAHLLPFFDFSPSACEVSPAKGTTTQHQDTLLLDPPAAEPTPAPEPTQKPTHSSKKERHKSSGTTILHRDTSFPDPRAPALEQEPTPTHSSKKEQHKSCGTTTLHQDTMILDQQAPEPTPKPSHNSKKERHKSSGTTILHRDTSFPDPRAPALEPEPTPTHSSKKEPHKSCGTTTLHQDTMSLDQPAPEPTPKPTHNSKKERHKSSGTTILHRDSSFPDPRAPALEPEPTPTHNSRKEGHKSCGTTTPHQDSFFPDPRAPVLEPEPTPTHSSKKEPHKSCGTTALHQDTFFPDPRAPLLEPEPTPTHSSKKEPHSSKKERNKSSGTATLHQDPVAPTPTPAQTQTPTPTPKPTHNNSKKEHHKSSGTSTPHEDSLFLDSSAPTPEPVPEPEPEPEPEPEPAPGPGPGPGAETEPEPKPEAKPEPELEPAPAQAPNHISPGTTTCLQDILYLDPPSPSQSQSSSRSPSPTPTTHNSKKERLKGPMKKLEKLLIQSCNKVCADCGSPDPKWVSLNCGVFICIKCSGVHRSLGVHISKVLSVNLDDWAEEQVAAFLELGGNNAANRKYEACLPNDCKKPKSDASIDERLEFIRRKYDQLEFLNSNDQMICAYRPSRNSSCSGSSTDKRHYEKQPTTRHRIGHAFRNSWGRKDAEMKAVKKNSSIMVGMVEFIGLIKVNVVKGTNLAVRDVVTSDPYVILALGHQSVRTRVIKNNLNPVWNERLMLSIPEHIPPLKVLVYDKDTFSTDDFMGEAEIDIQPLVKAAKAYETSNINETMQLGKWVASKDNTLVKDGVITLVDGNVKQEISLRLQNVERGVLEIELECVPLTQ, from the exons GTACTACCACGGTCCGCCAAGATACTCGTTTATTAGACCCACCAGCACCAGAACCAGAACCAACACCAACTAATAATAGAAAGAAGGAACGACTTAAATCTCCTG gTACTACCCCGGTCCGCCAAGATACTTGTTTATTAGACCCACCAGCACCAGAACCAGCACCAACACCAGCACCAACACCAACACCGACTAATAATAGAAAGATGGAACGACATAAATCTCCTG gtACTACCCCGGTCCGCCAAGATACTTGTTTATTAGACCCACCAGCACCAGAACCAACACCAACACCAGCACCAGCACCAGCACCAACACCAACTAATAATAGAAAGAAGGAACGACATAAATCTCCTG aCCCACCAGCACCAGAACCGACACCGACATCAACACCAAAACCAGCTCATAATACCAAGAAGCAACGGCATAAATCTTATGGTGTTGGTACTTCGGCTCTCCACCAAGTTCTTATGTTCTTAGACCCACCATCAACTACACCAGCATCAGCAGTATCTCCAACACCGACACCGACCACAAAACCAACTCATAATAAGAAGAAGGAACGACATAAATCTTCTG gTAGTACTACTGTCCACCAAGATACTTTAGACCCACCAGCACCAGCACCAGCATCAGAACCAACACCAACATCAAAACCAACTCATCATAGCAAGAAGGAACGACATAAATCTTGTG GTACTACTACTCCCGACCAAGATACTTGTTTCTCGGACCCACCGCAAGCAACACCAACACCAACACAAAAACCAACTCATAGTACCAAGAAGGAACGACATAAATCGTCTG CAGAAAACATCTCATATAGGGCTGctgctcatcttcttcctttcttcgaCTTCAGTCCTTCAGCCTGCGAAGTTTCTCCAGCTAAAG GTACTACTACTCAACACCAAGATACTTTGTTGTTAGACCCACCAGCAGCAGAACCAACACCAGCACCAGAACCAACACAAAAACCAACTCATAGTAGCAAGAAGGAACGTCATAAATCATCTG GTACCACTATTCTCCACCGAGATACTTCCTTCCCTGACCCACGAGCACCGGCACTAGAACAAGAACCAACACCAACTCATAGTAGCAAGAAGGAACAGCATAAATCTTGTG gTACTACTACTCTACACCAAGATACTATGATCTTAGACCAGCAAGCACCTGAACCAACACCAAAACCATCTCATAATAGCAAGAAGGAACGTCATAAATCTTCTG GTACTACTATTCTCCACCGAGATACTTCCTTCCCTGACCCACGAGCACCAGCACTAGAACCAGAACCAACACCAACTCATAGTAGCAAGAAGGAACCGCATAAATCTTGTG gTACTACTACTCTCCACCAAGATACTATGTCCTTAGACCAACCAGCACCTGAACCAACACCAAAACCAACTCATAATAGTAAGAAGGAACGTCATAAATCTTCTG gTACTACTATTCTCCACCGAGATTCTTCCTTCCCTGACCCACGAGCACCAGCACTAGAACCAGAACCAACACCAACTCATAATAGCAGGAAGGAAGGGCATAAATCTTGTG gTACTACTACTCCCCACCAAGATAGTTTCTTCCCTGACCCACGAGCACCGGTACTAGAACCAGAACCAACACCAACTCATAGTAGCAAGAAGGAACCACATAAATCTTGTG gTACTACTGCTCTCCACCAAGATACTTTCTTCCCTGACCCACGAGCACCATTACTGGAACCAGAACCAACACCAACTCATAGTAGCAAGAAGGAACCACATAGTAGCAAGAAGGAACGAAATAAATCTTCTG gTACTGCTACCCTCCACCAAGACCCTGTAGCACCTACACCAACACCGGCACAAACACAAACACCAACACCAACACCAAAACCAACTCATAATAATAGTAAGAAGGAGCATCATAAATCTTCTG gTACTTCTACTCCCCACGAAGATAGTTTGTTCTTAGACTCATCAGCACCGACACCAGAACCAGTACCTGAACCTGAACCTGAACCTGAACCTGAACCTGAACCTGCACCTGGACCTGGACCTGGACCTGGAGCTGAAACTGAACCTGAACCTAAACCTGAAGCAAAACCAGAACCAGAACTTGAACCAGCACCAGCACAAGCACCAAATCATATATCTCCTG GTACTACTACTTGCCTCCAAGATATTTTGTACTTAGACCCGCCATCACCATCACAATCACAATCGTCATCACGATCACCATCACCAACACCAACAACACATAATAGCAAGAAGGAACGACTTAAAG GTCCAATGAAGAAACTGGAGAAACTGCTGATCCAATCCTGCAATAAGGTGTGTGCTGATTGTGGATCGCCAGACCCGAAATGGGT GTCCTTGAATTGTGGAGTGTTTATTTGTATCAAGTGTTCTGGTGTTCATAGAAGCCTCGGTGTACATATATCGAAG GTTCTTTCTGTCAACCTAGATGATTGGGCCGAAGAACAGGTGGCGGCTTTCCTCGAATTGGGTGGAAATAATGCAGCAAACAGGAAATATGAAGCTTGCCTTCCAAATGATTGCAAAAAACCAAAATCGGATGCCTCTATAGACGAGCGCTTGGAATTTATTAG GAGAAAATATGATCAGCTCGAGTTTTTGAACTCGAATGACCAAATGATCTGTGCTTATCGGCCAAGCAGAAACTCATCATGTTCTGGTTCTTCCACTGATAAGAGACATTACGAGAAGCAGCCAACAACACGACATCGTATTGGACACGCGTTTCGCAATAGTTGGGGTCGAAAAGACGCCGAGATGAAGGCCGTGAAAAAGAACAGCAGCATAATG GTCGGTATGGTTGAATTTATCGGATTAATCAAGGTTAATGTTGTCAAAGGAACTAATTTAGCTGTTCGAGATGTCGTTACTAGCGATCCCTATGTTATCCTTGCATTGGGACACCAA TCGGTTAGAACCCGCGTCATAAAGAACAACCTGAATCCGGTCTGGAACGAAAGATTAATGTTGTCTATCCCGGAACATATTCCTCCTTTAAAAGTG CTTGTTTACGACAAGGATACATTCTCGACCGATGACTTCATGGGTGAGGCCGAGATTGACATCCAACCTCTAGTAAAAGCTGCAAAAGCCTACGAAACATCGAACATCAACGAGACAATGCAACTCGGAAAGTGGGTGGCGAGCAAGGACAACACTCTGGTGAAAGATGGTGTGATTACCTTAGTAGATGGGAATGTAAAACAAGAAATAAGCCTCCGGCTACAGAATGTAGAGAGGGGTGTGTTAGAAATCGAACTCGAATGCGTTCCTCTGACGCAATAA
- the LOC136223978 gene encoding uncharacterized protein isoform X12, with product MEMSVRQDNNSDDIVFLEEPEPEPSPSHAPTHKSKKHRHKSSGTSTSREDILSLDPPAPTSTPAPTSTHNRKKERHKSPGTTPVRQDTNLLDPPAPEPTPTPIPTNNRKIERHKSPGTTPVRQDTCLLDPPAPEPTPTLTPTNNRKIERHKSPGTTPVRQDTCLLDTPEPEWTPTNNRKTERHKSPGTTTVRQDTRLLDPPAPEPEPTPTNNRKKERLKSPGTTPVRQDTCLLDPPAPEPAPTPAPTPTPTNNRKMERHKSPGTTPVRQDTCLLDPPAPEPTPTPAPAPAPTPTNNRKKERHKSPDPPAPEPTPTSTPKPAHNTKKQRHKSYGVGTSALHQVLMFLDPPSTTPASAVSPTPTPTTKPTHNKKKERHKSSGSTTVHQDTLDPPAPAPASEPTPTSKPTHHSKKERHKSCGTTTPDQDTCFSDPPQATPTPTQKPTHSTKKERHKSSAENISYRAAAHLLPFFDFSPSACEVSPAKGTTTQHQDTLLLDPPAAEPTPAPEPTQKPTHSSKKERHKSSGTTILHRDTSFPDPRAPALEQEPTPTHSSKKEQHKSCGTTTLHQDTMSLDQPAPEPTPKPTHNSKKERHKSSGTTILHRDSSFPDPRAPALEPEPTPTHNSRKEGHKSCGTTTPHQDSFFPDPRAPVLEPEPTPTHSSKKEPHKSCGTTALHQDTFFPDPRAPLLEPEPTPTHSSKKEPHSSKKERNKSSGTATLHQDPVAPTPTPAQTQTPTPTPKPTHNNSKKEHHKSSGTSTPHEDSLFLDSSAPTPEPVPEPEPEPEPEPEPAPGPGPGPGAETEPEPKPEAKPEPELEPAPAQAPNHISPGTTTCLQDILYLDPPSPSQSQSSSRSPSPTPTTHNSKKERLKGPMKKLEKLLIQSCNKVCADCGSPDPKWVSLNCGVFICIKCSGVHRSLGVHISKVLSVNLDDWAEEQVAAFLELGGNNAANRKYEACLPNDCKKPKSDASIDERLEFIRRKYDQLEFLNSNDQMICAYRPSRNSSCSGSSTDKRHYEKQPTTRHRIGHAFRNSWGRKDAEMKAVKKNSSIMVGMVEFIGLIKVNVVKGTNLAVRDVVTSDPYVILALGHQSVRTRVIKNNLNPVWNERLMLSIPEHIPPLKVLVYDKDTFSTDDFMGEAEIDIQPLVKAAKAYETSNINETMQLGKWVASKDNTLVKDGVITLVDGNVKQEISLRLQNVERGVLEIELECVPLTQ from the exons gTACTACCCCGGTCCGCCAAGATACTTGTTTATTAGACCCACCAGCACCAGAACCAACACCAACACTAACACCAACTAATAATAGAAAGATTGAACGGCATAAATCTCCTG gTACTACCCCGGTCCGCCAAGATACTTGTTTATTAGACACACCAGAACCAGAATGGACACCAACTAATAATAGAAAGACGGAACGTCATAAATCTCCTG GTACTACCACGGTCCGCCAAGATACTCGTTTATTAGACCCACCAGCACCAGAACCAGAACCAACACCAACTAATAATAGAAAGAAGGAACGACTTAAATCTCCTG gTACTACCCCGGTCCGCCAAGATACTTGTTTATTAGACCCACCAGCACCAGAACCAGCACCAACACCAGCACCAACACCAACACCGACTAATAATAGAAAGATGGAACGACATAAATCTCCTG gtACTACCCCGGTCCGCCAAGATACTTGTTTATTAGACCCACCAGCACCAGAACCAACACCAACACCAGCACCAGCACCAGCACCAACACCAACTAATAATAGAAAGAAGGAACGACATAAATCTCCTG aCCCACCAGCACCAGAACCGACACCGACATCAACACCAAAACCAGCTCATAATACCAAGAAGCAACGGCATAAATCTTATGGTGTTGGTACTTCGGCTCTCCACCAAGTTCTTATGTTCTTAGACCCACCATCAACTACACCAGCATCAGCAGTATCTCCAACACCGACACCGACCACAAAACCAACTCATAATAAGAAGAAGGAACGACATAAATCTTCTG gTAGTACTACTGTCCACCAAGATACTTTAGACCCACCAGCACCAGCACCAGCATCAGAACCAACACCAACATCAAAACCAACTCATCATAGCAAGAAGGAACGACATAAATCTTGTG GTACTACTACTCCCGACCAAGATACTTGTTTCTCGGACCCACCGCAAGCAACACCAACACCAACACAAAAACCAACTCATAGTACCAAGAAGGAACGACATAAATCGTCTG CAGAAAACATCTCATATAGGGCTGctgctcatcttcttcctttcttcgaCTTCAGTCCTTCAGCCTGCGAAGTTTCTCCAGCTAAAG GTACTACTACTCAACACCAAGATACTTTGTTGTTAGACCCACCAGCAGCAGAACCAACACCAGCACCAGAACCAACACAAAAACCAACTCATAGTAGCAAGAAGGAACGTCATAAATCATCTG GTACCACTATTCTCCACCGAGATACTTCCTTCCCTGACCCACGAGCACCGGCACTAGAACAAGAACCAACACCAACTCATAGTAGCAAGAAGGAACAGCATAAATCTTGTG gTACTACTACTCTCCACCAAGATACTATGTCCTTAGACCAACCAGCACCTGAACCAACACCAAAACCAACTCATAATAGTAAGAAGGAACGTCATAAATCTTCTG gTACTACTATTCTCCACCGAGATTCTTCCTTCCCTGACCCACGAGCACCAGCACTAGAACCAGAACCAACACCAACTCATAATAGCAGGAAGGAAGGGCATAAATCTTGTG gTACTACTACTCCCCACCAAGATAGTTTCTTCCCTGACCCACGAGCACCGGTACTAGAACCAGAACCAACACCAACTCATAGTAGCAAGAAGGAACCACATAAATCTTGTG gTACTACTGCTCTCCACCAAGATACTTTCTTCCCTGACCCACGAGCACCATTACTGGAACCAGAACCAACACCAACTCATAGTAGCAAGAAGGAACCACATAGTAGCAAGAAGGAACGAAATAAATCTTCTG gTACTGCTACCCTCCACCAAGACCCTGTAGCACCTACACCAACACCGGCACAAACACAAACACCAACACCAACACCAAAACCAACTCATAATAATAGTAAGAAGGAGCATCATAAATCTTCTG gTACTTCTACTCCCCACGAAGATAGTTTGTTCTTAGACTCATCAGCACCGACACCAGAACCAGTACCTGAACCTGAACCTGAACCTGAACCTGAACCTGAACCTGCACCTGGACCTGGACCTGGACCTGGAGCTGAAACTGAACCTGAACCTAAACCTGAAGCAAAACCAGAACCAGAACTTGAACCAGCACCAGCACAAGCACCAAATCATATATCTCCTG GTACTACTACTTGCCTCCAAGATATTTTGTACTTAGACCCGCCATCACCATCACAATCACAATCGTCATCACGATCACCATCACCAACACCAACAACACATAATAGCAAGAAGGAACGACTTAAAG GTCCAATGAAGAAACTGGAGAAACTGCTGATCCAATCCTGCAATAAGGTGTGTGCTGATTGTGGATCGCCAGACCCGAAATGGGT GTCCTTGAATTGTGGAGTGTTTATTTGTATCAAGTGTTCTGGTGTTCATAGAAGCCTCGGTGTACATATATCGAAG GTTCTTTCTGTCAACCTAGATGATTGGGCCGAAGAACAGGTGGCGGCTTTCCTCGAATTGGGTGGAAATAATGCAGCAAACAGGAAATATGAAGCTTGCCTTCCAAATGATTGCAAAAAACCAAAATCGGATGCCTCTATAGACGAGCGCTTGGAATTTATTAG GAGAAAATATGATCAGCTCGAGTTTTTGAACTCGAATGACCAAATGATCTGTGCTTATCGGCCAAGCAGAAACTCATCATGTTCTGGTTCTTCCACTGATAAGAGACATTACGAGAAGCAGCCAACAACACGACATCGTATTGGACACGCGTTTCGCAATAGTTGGGGTCGAAAAGACGCCGAGATGAAGGCCGTGAAAAAGAACAGCAGCATAATG GTCGGTATGGTTGAATTTATCGGATTAATCAAGGTTAATGTTGTCAAAGGAACTAATTTAGCTGTTCGAGATGTCGTTACTAGCGATCCCTATGTTATCCTTGCATTGGGACACCAA TCGGTTAGAACCCGCGTCATAAAGAACAACCTGAATCCGGTCTGGAACGAAAGATTAATGTTGTCTATCCCGGAACATATTCCTCCTTTAAAAGTG CTTGTTTACGACAAGGATACATTCTCGACCGATGACTTCATGGGTGAGGCCGAGATTGACATCCAACCTCTAGTAAAAGCTGCAAAAGCCTACGAAACATCGAACATCAACGAGACAATGCAACTCGGAAAGTGGGTGGCGAGCAAGGACAACACTCTGGTGAAAGATGGTGTGATTACCTTAGTAGATGGGAATGTAAAACAAGAAATAAGCCTCCGGCTACAGAATGTAGAGAGGGGTGTGTTAGAAATCGAACTCGAATGCGTTCCTCTGACGCAATAA